In a genomic window of Candidatus Neomarinimicrobiota bacterium:
- a CDS encoding isoprenyl transferase: MNEEQLREQIETDGNLPRHIAIIMDGNGRWAKKRRFPRIAGHREGINSVREITRACGELGVEYLTLYTFSQENWRRPVKEVSALMKLLVETIRREIDDLMENNVRLSVIGRLKELPDGPREEMEEGIRRTAANTGLNLVLALNYGGRTEIIDAVKKICEELESNKRSDLDLTEALFGEYLYTASIPDPDMIIRTSGELRISNFLLWQMAYAEIYVTPVLWPAFRRKELYNAISDFQNRERRFGKVSEQVKG; encoded by the coding sequence ATGAATGAGGAACAGCTGAGAGAACAGATTGAGACAGACGGAAATCTTCCGCGGCACATCGCTATCATCATGGATGGGAACGGACGGTGGGCAAAAAAACGGCGGTTCCCGCGAATTGCCGGTCATCGGGAAGGGATTAATTCTGTCAGGGAGATTACCCGGGCCTGCGGTGAGCTTGGCGTCGAATACTTGACACTTTATACATTTTCCCAGGAGAACTGGCGCCGGCCGGTGAAAGAGGTGTCAGCGTTGATGAAACTCTTGGTGGAGACGATTCGCCGCGAGATCGATGATCTGATGGAAAATAATGTCCGCCTCAGCGTAATAGGGCGACTTAAGGAGCTTCCGGACGGACCAAGAGAAGAGATGGAAGAGGGGATCAGAAGAACGGCCGCGAACACGGGTCTCAATCTTGTACTTGCCCTGAACTACGGTGGTAGAACTGAAATCATCGATGCGGTCAAAAAGATATGTGAAGAACTGGAGTCGAATAAGAGGTCTGATCTTGATCTCACTGAAGCGCTGTTTGGAGAGTATTTGTATACCGCCTCCATACCCGATCCAGATATGATCATCCGTACCAGCGGGGAACTGAGGATCAGTAATTTTCTCCTCTGGCAGATGGCATATGCGGAAATCTATGTCACCCCCGTATTATGGCCGGCTTTCCGCAGAAAGGAACTGTACAATGCCATTTCAGATTTTCAGAATCGTGAACGCCGCTTCGGCAAGGTGAGCGAACAGGTGAAAGGGTAG
- the lpxD gene encoding UDP-3-O-(3-hydroxymyristoyl)glucosamine N-acyltransferase — MTTLKELANLVGGEIVGDPETEISGVAELENAPPGTISFLSIPKYKRYLKSTKASAVVISKETEADEMSAAILVENPTLSFAAILDYFSPALPHEREVHPTVSLGKNVKLGKDVAVGPYTVIEDDVTVGDGVVIGPSCVVGSSTSIGTDSELKYHVTLYHDCVIGENVLVHSGTVIGSDGFGFTTEKGIHYKVPQIGGVVVEDDVEIGANCAIDRGTIGNTVIGKGTKLDNLVHIAHNVKLGKGCLVTGQAAIAGSTVIGDYVAFGGQSGVTDHVEVGSNARIAAKSGVTKSIPGDKTYSGMPAKEIRQQNRLDALLNRLPELVKKINAVEQKINELERVK; from the coding sequence TTGACCACACTCAAGGAACTGGCCAATCTCGTAGGAGGTGAGATTGTTGGCGATCCTGAGACTGAAATTTCAGGGGTTGCCGAACTCGAAAATGCTCCTCCTGGAACCATATCTTTCCTGAGTATACCAAAATACAAGCGGTACCTCAAGTCAACCAAAGCCTCGGCTGTGGTTATATCTAAGGAAACAGAGGCTGACGAAATGAGTGCGGCCATCCTTGTGGAAAATCCGACCCTCTCTTTTGCGGCTATCCTCGATTATTTTTCACCGGCACTTCCTCACGAAAGGGAAGTGCATCCGACTGTAAGTCTGGGGAAAAACGTAAAGTTGGGCAAGGATGTAGCTGTAGGTCCCTACACGGTGATCGAAGATGACGTAACAGTTGGCGATGGTGTTGTTATCGGACCAAGCTGTGTGGTAGGGAGTAGTACTTCTATCGGGACCGATTCTGAGCTCAAATACCATGTCACACTTTACCACGACTGTGTGATCGGAGAGAATGTTCTGGTGCATAGTGGTACGGTTATCGGCAGCGACGGATTTGGGTTCACCACCGAAAAAGGTATTCATTACAAAGTTCCCCAGATAGGGGGTGTTGTAGTGGAGGATGATGTGGAAATCGGTGCAAACTGTGCCATAGATAGAGGCACCATCGGGAACACAGTTATCGGAAAGGGAACCAAGCTTGACAATTTGGTTCACATCGCTCATAATGTTAAATTAGGCAAGGGGTGTCTTGTGACAGGTCAAGCGGCAATTGCGGGGAGTACTGTAATCGGTGATTATGTAGCTTTTGGTGGTCAGTCCGGTGTGACTGATCATGTTGAAGTGGGAAGCAATGCACGTATTGCGGCGAAATCGGGTGTTACGAAATCCATCCCGGGAGATAAGACATACTCTGGCATGCCAGCCAAGGAAATCAGACAGCAGAACAGATTGGATGCATTGTTAAATCGTTTGCCTGAACTTGTGAAAAAAATAAATGCGGTGGAACAAAAAATTAATGAATTAGAGAGAGTAAAATGA
- a CDS encoding ferredoxin family protein: MTYIIAEPCVGVCDTACVDVCPVDCIHPMKEDWDEKGYDEDNLEGKQLYIDPEECIDCGACEPECPVEAIFEESEVPEEWSEYIAKNYAYFGREQ; this comes from the coding sequence ATGACTTACATTATTGCTGAACCCTGTGTTGGTGTTTGTGATACGGCCTGTGTGGATGTTTGCCCGGTGGACTGTATCCACCCTATGAAAGAGGATTGGGATGAGAAGGGCTATGATGAAGACAATCTGGAAGGAAAGCAACTCTACATTGATCCTGAAGAGTGTATCGATTGCGGCGCTTGTGAACCTGAGTGTCCCGTAGAGGCAATCTTTGAAGAAAGCGAAGTCCCGGAAGAATGGTCTGAATACATAGCTAAGAACTACGCCTATTTTGGGAGAGAGCAATAG
- the bamA gene encoding outer membrane protein assembly factor BamA → MKSVLKTLLTLAVVTTFTAAQTLQTIRLLGVEVEGNNETSTNVVKYTSGLVEGKEIKPGDFGNAITKLWETGIFADIQIHLDRETTDGIYIIIEVEENPILGEVIYEGGKKKKKDIEEELDLRSGQRIPPHLVKESTEKIKNLFAEDGYLRAEVEAELTEGSLPNVRDITFKIRENKKVKIRDIQFNGRSAFKDSKLRRQLKDTKIQKWFLFWRSNFDEDKFKEDKNLLASFYRNNGYKDFRILSESIDFTEDGKGMIIRFLLYEGPQYYLRNFSWEGNDLYSEDQLATVLDLEKGVLYDDEEFTSAVFEDVHGLYMDKGYIYSTIEPQFTPVGKDSLDVHFNITENHQVYVRNIDIAGNTKTRENVIRREMKIMPGDIFNRELLMRSAREIWILNYFADVRPDVVPVDDDKIDLLVTVEEKSSDQANASIGFTAEYGIMGGAGVQFNNFMGKGQQLAFNFNQGTQYSFYSYTTPSQYRSLSLSFTDPMINDTPVLVGFSAFYYLRGQNSYYSGIPLDREVFGGSVRLGRRLKWPDNYFRVSWMVQGTNKRYRGSQTDLEDFLGGIAETVGLSVTQSVSRDSRDHPEFPSRGSIFSWSSTLSGGPLSTSLMPVHENFHKHIFKFDWFTPVVWKFVLMSSWQMGAIKNLVADESDISVVPWDDLFIMGGSGIPYGTMLRGYLDNTVGPYNLSRQYPRGGRVMMKYVSELRVSLSENPTVYGLIFGEMGNAWKDFSDTDPFDMKRSAGFGIRMFMPMLGMLGFDLGYGFDDVKATSKSPEGWRFHILFGMPF, encoded by the coding sequence GTGAAATCGGTGTTGAAGACTCTTCTGACACTGGCCGTGGTGACGACATTCACCGCAGCGCAGACGTTGCAGACGATCCGTCTGTTAGGCGTCGAAGTGGAAGGGAATAACGAAACTTCCACCAATGTTGTCAAATACACATCTGGACTTGTGGAGGGGAAGGAGATAAAACCCGGTGACTTTGGTAATGCCATAACAAAACTGTGGGAAACAGGCATCTTCGCAGATATTCAAATTCATCTTGATCGTGAAACGACCGACGGCATCTACATCATCATAGAAGTAGAGGAAAATCCGATTCTCGGTGAAGTGATATATGAAGGAGGAAAAAAGAAGAAAAAGGACATCGAAGAGGAACTGGATCTCAGGTCAGGACAGCGTATACCTCCCCATTTGGTAAAAGAGTCAACCGAGAAGATAAAGAATCTCTTTGCCGAGGACGGCTATCTGCGAGCTGAGGTTGAAGCTGAGTTGACAGAAGGATCTCTCCCCAATGTGCGTGATATTACGTTCAAGATCCGCGAAAATAAGAAAGTTAAAATAAGAGATATCCAGTTCAACGGTAGATCGGCTTTCAAGGACAGCAAGCTGAGGCGACAGCTGAAAGATACCAAAATCCAGAAATGGTTTCTTTTCTGGCGTTCCAATTTCGATGAAGACAAGTTTAAAGAGGACAAGAATCTGTTGGCATCTTTTTACAGAAACAACGGCTACAAGGATTTCCGCATTCTTTCAGAATCCATCGACTTTACAGAAGATGGTAAAGGGATGATCATCAGGTTTTTGCTATACGAAGGGCCGCAGTATTATTTGCGCAATTTTTCTTGGGAAGGAAACGATCTCTACAGTGAAGATCAGCTCGCTACAGTGCTGGATCTTGAGAAAGGTGTGCTGTATGACGATGAAGAGTTTACCAGCGCCGTTTTTGAAGATGTCCACGGTCTCTATATGGACAAAGGATATATCTACAGCACAATTGAGCCTCAGTTCACCCCTGTGGGTAAAGATTCTCTGGATGTCCACTTCAATATCACAGAAAACCATCAGGTATATGTAAGGAATATCGATATTGCTGGCAATACCAAGACGCGGGAAAATGTGATCAGGCGGGAAATGAAGATTATGCCGGGAGATATCTTTAACCGTGAGTTGCTTATGCGTAGCGCAAGGGAGATATGGATCCTGAATTATTTCGCCGATGTAAGGCCGGACGTTGTACCGGTTGATGATGATAAAATCGATCTTCTCGTTACCGTTGAGGAGAAATCTTCAGATCAGGCTAATGCATCCATTGGCTTTACGGCTGAGTATGGCATCATGGGTGGCGCTGGTGTACAGTTCAACAACTTTATGGGCAAAGGACAACAGCTGGCCTTCAACTTTAATCAAGGGACCCAGTACAGCTTCTACAGCTACACCACGCCTTCCCAGTATCGGTCTCTTTCACTCAGTTTTACCGATCCTATGATTAACGACACACCTGTTCTTGTAGGGTTTTCGGCCTTCTATTATTTGAGAGGTCAGAACAGTTATTACTCGGGTATTCCGCTGGATAGGGAAGTGTTCGGCGGTTCCGTCCGCCTGGGCCGCAGACTCAAGTGGCCAGATAACTACTTCAGGGTTTCATGGATGGTGCAAGGGACCAATAAGAGATATCGCGGCAGCCAGACAGATCTGGAAGATTTCCTGGGTGGCATTGCTGAGACGGTTGGACTGAGTGTGACACAGAGTGTTTCGAGGGACAGCAGGGATCATCCGGAATTTCCATCTCGAGGGTCAATCTTTTCGTGGTCGTCGACTCTATCGGGCGGACCTTTGAGTACTTCCCTTATGCCTGTTCATGAGAACTTCCATAAGCACATCTTCAAGTTTGACTGGTTTACCCCTGTGGTGTGGAAATTCGTGCTGATGAGTTCGTGGCAGATGGGCGCAATTAAAAACCTGGTTGCTGATGAGAGCGACATTTCGGTAGTACCCTGGGATGATCTGTTCATTATGGGTGGTAGCGGCATTCCGTATGGGACCATGTTGCGAGGCTATCTTGACAATACGGTAGGCCCTTATAATCTCTCGCGGCAATACCCCAGAGGTGGTAGGGTGATGATGAAGTATGTATCCGAATTGAGAGTTTCGTTATCGGAAAATCCGACGGTCTACGGTCTAATTTTTGGGGAGATGGGAAACGCGTGGAAAGATTTTTCCGATACTGACCCCTTCGATATGAAGCGATCAGCGGGATTTGGCATCCGGATGTTCATGCCTATGCTGGGTATGCTCGGGTTCGATCTGGGGTATGGTTTCGACGATGTGAAGGCTACCTCAAAGTCTCCTGAAGGGTGGAGATTCCACATTCTCTTTGGAATGCCATTTTAG
- a CDS encoding P-loop NTPase gives MNEDNVIELLKTVNYPGFSRDIVSFGLVKGVEIEDGGVVVELQVSTGNEDNKQEIRNRVQAKLKESRQFDKIDVHMNPVVEYQEAQSPGAEPPPPVSLPGVKYTVAVASGKGGVGKSTVATNLAAQWASQGYKVGLLDLDIYGPSLPILLGINERPDMTPEKKLIPLQKYGMNVMSLGFISGNETPVIWRGPMVARMTEQFFTDVLWQDLDFLVLDLPPGTGDVQLTLVQKLKISGAIIVTTPQDLAVSDVRKSADMFGKVNTLVLGVIENMAGYLVSGIVRDGEGQPVENATVSFAEMDGFKEVAIDEKGKFEVGIDLFKRGGGVAESERLHVSLLGEIPISRELIEACDEGVPLVVKDPNSSVSQLFASIAGKVEQLVQNE, from the coding sequence ATGAATGAAGACAACGTTATAGAACTGCTGAAGACGGTTAACTATCCTGGTTTCAGTCGCGATATTGTATCATTTGGTCTTGTGAAAGGGGTGGAAATTGAGGATGGTGGTGTTGTTGTGGAGCTTCAGGTTTCGACGGGGAATGAGGATAACAAACAGGAAATCCGTAACAGGGTGCAGGCTAAACTGAAAGAAAGTAGACAGTTCGACAAGATTGATGTGCACATGAATCCGGTGGTCGAATATCAAGAAGCTCAATCGCCGGGCGCCGAACCTCCACCGCCCGTTAGTCTACCCGGTGTGAAATATACAGTGGCGGTGGCCAGTGGAAAGGGGGGTGTCGGAAAATCGACAGTGGCAACGAATCTTGCAGCTCAGTGGGCGTCGCAAGGGTACAAGGTAGGGCTTCTTGATTTAGATATCTACGGTCCCAGTCTTCCTATCCTGCTCGGAATTAACGAACGCCCAGATATGACGCCGGAGAAAAAACTCATTCCGCTGCAAAAGTATGGCATGAATGTGATGTCTCTTGGTTTCATCAGTGGGAATGAGACTCCCGTCATCTGGCGCGGTCCTATGGTTGCACGTATGACAGAACAATTTTTTACTGATGTACTATGGCAAGATCTCGATTTTCTGGTACTCGATCTCCCACCGGGAACAGGTGATGTGCAACTTACCCTGGTACAGAAATTGAAGATTTCAGGTGCGATCATCGTCACAACACCCCAGGATCTTGCTGTCTCCGATGTCAGGAAGAGTGCTGATATGTTCGGCAAGGTCAATACGCTTGTTCTCGGTGTGATTGAAAATATGGCGGGCTATCTTGTTTCCGGCATTGTGAGAGACGGTGAGGGGCAGCCCGTTGAAAATGCCACAGTCTCATTCGCTGAAATGGACGGCTTCAAAGAAGTTGCTATCGATGAAAAGGGGAAGTTTGAGGTGGGGATCGATCTTTTCAAACGTGGCGGAGGCGTTGCCGAGAGTGAGCGGCTCCATGTTTCACTGCTCGGTGAAATACCGATCTCCCGGGAGCTAATTGAAGCTTGTGATGAAGGCGTTCCGCTTGTAGTGAAAGACCCCAATTCATCGGTGAGCCAGTTGTTTGCCTCCATTGCCGGTAAAGTGGAACAGCTTGTGCAGAACGAGTGA
- a CDS encoding OmpH family outer membrane protein: protein MKSLSKLIVPLVLLLIPAWGVAQAKIGFVQSDRIRSEYDEFKEAESELQLEFRKVQFEFQTMAQRLDSLKQVFETQRLVSSPERRREREQEITALEKQVQDFQANKVGPEGELYRKQLQMETEIIQKVQRAVNKVAIDKGYDYILDSAALLYGKPTHNLTDDVLYELRRLSEEESEK from the coding sequence GTGAAGTCTTTATCAAAACTGATAGTGCCACTTGTATTGCTTCTCATCCCCGCGTGGGGTGTAGCGCAGGCCAAGATCGGCTTTGTCCAGTCCGATCGGATTCGCAGTGAATACGACGAATTCAAGGAAGCCGAAAGCGAGTTGCAACTCGAATTCAGAAAAGTACAGTTCGAGTTTCAAACCATGGCGCAACGACTGGACAGTCTGAAGCAGGTTTTCGAGACGCAACGGCTTGTAAGTTCTCCTGAACGCCGCAGGGAGAGAGAGCAGGAAATCACAGCCTTGGAGAAACAGGTTCAGGATTTTCAGGCCAATAAGGTAGGACCTGAGGGAGAACTGTACAGGAAACAGCTTCAGATGGAGACAGAGATCATCCAGAAGGTTCAGCGGGCTGTCAACAAGGTGGCTATCGATAAAGGTTACGATTACATACTCGATTCGGCGGCTCTGCTTTACGGCAAACCGACGCACAATCTGACTGACGATGTTCTGTATGAATTGCGCAGGTTGAGCGAAGAAGAATCTGAAAAATAA
- a CDS encoding bifunctional UDP-3-O-[3-hydroxymyristoyl] N-acetylglucosamine deacetylase/3-hydroxyacyl-ACP dehydratase: MNLVQQTIKKPVSCSGVGLHTGVESSITFKPTPKNTGIRFSRMDIDGCPEIKADIDHVVDISRGTTIAENGARIHTVEHVLAAVVGLEIDNVLIELTNKEPPVMDGSSRPFVNALQKAGIVEQGEPRQYLEIDKVVSYSDPEKKVDISVLPSDRFRMTCIIDYKYPWLGTQYMTIHSIKDFPKQIAPARTFSFLSEVEALREAGLIQGGAVDNAIVIIDKKIDDAELKRLKDLFDIEESVSLGSNGILDGVKLRFENEPVRHKALDVIGDLALLGMPIKGHVIAARAGHESNVKIVKKIKKEYEKNILQKKYQAAVSADYLFDIHTIMKILPHRYPILLVDRIIDMKPGKSVVGIKNVTISEPFFTGHFPQEPIMPGMLILEGMAQAGGFLLLHTTDHPERKLMYFSGVEKARFRNPVIPGDQLRYELKLLKYRMGSCKIEGKAFIGDKVAAEATFLVTLVDKKV, from the coding sequence ATGAATCTGGTTCAACAGACAATCAAGAAGCCCGTCTCATGTTCAGGGGTTGGTCTTCACACAGGTGTAGAGAGCAGTATTACCTTCAAGCCAACACCCAAAAACACCGGTATCCGCTTCAGCCGGATGGATATAGACGGATGCCCGGAAATTAAGGCTGACATTGACCATGTGGTGGATATCTCCCGCGGGACAACAATTGCAGAAAACGGTGCAAGAATTCATACGGTAGAGCATGTTCTCGCCGCGGTGGTGGGGCTGGAGATTGATAATGTCCTGATAGAATTGACCAACAAGGAACCTCCGGTAATGGACGGAAGCTCGCGTCCATTTGTAAACGCTCTGCAAAAAGCTGGTATTGTAGAACAGGGTGAACCACGTCAGTATCTGGAAATTGATAAAGTTGTCAGCTACTCAGATCCTGAAAAGAAAGTTGATATATCGGTTCTACCTTCTGACCGTTTCAGGATGACTTGCATCATAGATTATAAGTATCCCTGGCTTGGCACCCAGTATATGACCATACATTCAATCAAAGATTTTCCCAAGCAAATTGCGCCGGCGAGAACTTTCAGTTTCTTGAGTGAAGTTGAAGCGTTGCGTGAGGCAGGCCTGATTCAGGGAGGCGCTGTAGACAATGCCATCGTTATCATCGATAAAAAAATTGATGACGCTGAACTCAAACGTCTCAAGGATCTCTTTGACATAGAAGAATCAGTTTCGTTGGGGTCCAACGGCATTCTCGATGGGGTTAAACTACGGTTTGAGAATGAGCCTGTTCGTCACAAGGCACTTGATGTAATCGGAGACCTGGCTCTCCTCGGAATGCCCATTAAGGGACATGTGATTGCGGCGAGGGCGGGACACGAGTCTAATGTAAAAATTGTCAAAAAGATCAAGAAAGAGTACGAGAAGAATATTCTACAGAAGAAGTATCAGGCAGCGGTCTCAGCCGATTACCTTTTTGATATCCATACAATCATGAAGATTCTTCCTCACCGCTATCCAATTCTCCTGGTGGATCGGATTATTGATATGAAGCCCGGGAAATCTGTGGTGGGAATCAAGAATGTGACAATCAGCGAGCCATTTTTCACAGGGCATTTTCCCCAGGAACCAATCATGCCGGGCATGCTCATTCTCGAGGGGATGGCACAGGCCGGAGGATTCCTTCTCCTCCATACTACTGATCATCCCGAGAGAAAGCTGATGTATTTCAGCGGCGTCGAAAAAGCCCGTTTTCGTAATCCTGTTATTCCTGGAGATCAACTCCGGTATGAATTGAAACTGCTGAAGTATCGGATGGGTTCATGCAAGATTGAGGGGAAGGCTTTCATTGGTGATAAAGTCGCTGCGGAAGCTACCTTC
- a CDS encoding MFS transporter: MFNKSIILLWLGHVISHAGDAIYQIALPWLVLELTGSKSITSLIAVSAYLPAVLFSLPAGVIADRFPRKQVMIFSDTARMLLVGLMVAFLLTGGEQPFLIGTLAFAVASFASLFYPARDALIPSLVSKDRLTAANAFISTSGQFAHLAGPVMAGLLVAWVGLIHLFTIDAVTFGVSMVCIALITTSKKRHPVGNSRPSHLADLIAGLKHVTRENRTMGLLLLLTAINNIFIMGPAVLGIPIFVREVLQLEFAAYAAIEAFMAAGMLTGSFLLWRFGRGINPSLVLLVGMVTDGLTYSILYWIDSFSATKALIFLHGIGIPMITISRTTIIQLVVPDVYRGRVFSMVNLSVIGLTALSSGLVGPLAEVIPISTVFLLTGIGAALCGVFGLSHRKLLTLVQM; the protein is encoded by the coding sequence GTGTTTAATAAATCAATCATACTTTTATGGCTGGGGCATGTTATTTCTCACGCGGGAGATGCCATTTACCAGATTGCCTTACCGTGGCTGGTTCTCGAACTCACCGGTTCTAAAAGTATCACCTCCCTTATTGCGGTTAGTGCTTACCTGCCGGCGGTTCTCTTCAGTTTGCCTGCCGGTGTGATTGCAGATCGTTTTCCAAGAAAACAGGTGATGATTTTTTCTGATACGGCAAGAATGCTCCTGGTGGGACTGATGGTAGCTTTCCTCCTCACTGGAGGAGAACAGCCTTTTCTCATTGGTACCCTGGCATTTGCCGTTGCCAGTTTTGCCTCCCTTTTCTATCCCGCCAGAGATGCCCTCATCCCGTCACTCGTTTCCAAGGACCGGCTTACAGCCGCTAATGCCTTCATCTCTACCTCGGGACAATTCGCACATCTCGCCGGTCCCGTAATGGCAGGACTACTCGTCGCCTGGGTGGGACTGATCCACCTTTTTACTATCGATGCTGTCACTTTCGGCGTCAGCATGGTTTGTATCGCTCTCATCACAACGTCAAAAAAACGACATCCAGTAGGCAATTCACGTCCGTCACATCTGGCGGATCTCATAGCAGGATTAAAACATGTGACACGTGAAAACAGGACAATGGGTCTACTCCTCCTCCTTACAGCCATCAACAACATATTCATCATGGGGCCTGCCGTTCTCGGAATTCCTATATTTGTAAGAGAGGTGCTGCAACTTGAATTTGCCGCCTATGCAGCCATCGAAGCCTTCATGGCCGCTGGGATGCTCACCGGTTCCTTTCTCCTTTGGCGTTTCGGGAGAGGAATTAACCCTTCGCTGGTACTTCTCGTAGGCATGGTTACCGATGGACTGACATACAGTATTCTTTACTGGATTGACTCGTTCTCCGCCACAAAAGCTCTGATTTTCCTGCACGGTATCGGCATCCCTATGATCACTATTTCGCGCACAACGATTATACAGTTGGTGGTGCCGGATGTCTACCGCGGGCGGGTCTTCTCCATGGTGAATCTTTCGGTGATCGGACTTACTGCCCTTTCTTCAGGTCTTGTGGGGCCGTTGGCGGA